In a genomic window of Akkermansia massiliensis:
- a CDS encoding undecaprenyl-diphosphate phosphatase — MNLLEIIILGIVEGLTEYLPVSSTGHLLLTESLLNMSQSKEALDALAVCIQGGAILAVLSLYFPRVKAMAQGVRGNNPAGLKLLVNLILAFLPAAVVGLCCASLIKEYLFNTYTVAYSWIVGGGVILAYCAWRAREGRSNEGNSGASIESLTPARALTVGALQCVAMIPGTSRSLMTMLGGMFVGLSVEAAVEFSFLLGLITLGAATVHDAYKDGALMLESFGWEALAVGTVVSWLSAWLAVKWMVSYLQKHSFAVFGWYRIAIGIVTLVLLSMGLMH, encoded by the coding sequence ATGAATCTCCTGGAAATCATCATCCTGGGCATTGTGGAAGGCCTGACCGAGTACCTGCCGGTCAGCTCCACGGGGCACCTGCTCCTGACGGAATCCCTGCTGAACATGTCCCAGAGCAAGGAAGCTCTGGACGCCCTGGCCGTCTGCATCCAGGGAGGGGCCATCCTGGCGGTGCTGAGCCTGTATTTTCCCCGGGTGAAGGCCATGGCGCAGGGCGTGCGCGGCAATAATCCCGCCGGGCTGAAACTGCTGGTCAACCTCATTCTGGCCTTCCTCCCCGCCGCCGTGGTGGGCCTGTGCTGCGCCTCCCTGATCAAGGAATACCTGTTCAACACCTACACGGTGGCTTATTCCTGGATTGTGGGCGGCGGCGTGATTCTGGCGTACTGCGCCTGGCGCGCCAGGGAAGGCCGTTCCAATGAAGGGAACTCCGGAGCCTCCATTGAGAGCCTGACCCCGGCCAGGGCGCTGACGGTGGGCGCTCTCCAGTGCGTCGCCATGATTCCCGGCACCAGCCGGAGCCTGATGACCATGCTGGGCGGCATGTTCGTGGGGCTGAGCGTGGAGGCGGCCGTGGAATTCAGCTTCCTGCTGGGGCTGATTACCCTGGGCGCGGCCACCGTCCATGATGCGTACAAGGACGGGGCGCTGATGCTGGAATCCTTCGGGTGGGAAGCCCTGGCCGTGGGAACGGTTGTGAGCTGGCTGTCCGCATGGCTGGCTGTGAAGTGGATGGTTTCCTACCTGCAAAAGCACAGTTTTGCCGTATTTGGCTGGTACCGCATCGCCATAGGCATCGTGACCCTGGTGCTCCTGTCCATGGGGCTGATGCATTAA
- the tatC gene encoding twin-arginine translocase subunit TatC yields the protein MFFLKHIFRLREKWQIQRDDEEKPFLEHLDDLRTMLLRMALCLTVSTILCAGFASNLMDILRRPVNQVWDMFEESHLPAGIGLEAWGKAKEMATAMTSLDDSQKKLLLRQVSPSQGDLTEAALVLRGAQPLPEDRKKIFIRDGSPTSSVRELAEALDAKEAILTDGTGRGALKMMSAFQPGEAFMLTIKLSLYAGVVISFPLLLYFLLQFIIPGLLEHERRLLYKCMAIGFGLFLAGTLFCYFIVLPRVLTFFYTYSLEFGISNEWRIGYYLSFATQMILMFGLAFELPVVVMPFVKLGVLTYDMMKATRRYAIVAIAILAAVITPTPDVATMMLMAVPMYALYEICIILAWMHERKEAARAREEVARFEEDFDNNNSPYNQ from the coding sequence GTGTTCTTTTTAAAGCACATATTCCGTCTGCGGGAGAAGTGGCAGATTCAGAGGGATGATGAGGAAAAGCCCTTTCTGGAGCATCTGGATGACCTGCGGACCATGCTGCTGAGGATGGCGCTGTGCCTGACCGTCAGCACGATTCTGTGCGCCGGGTTTGCGTCCAATCTGATGGACATCCTGAGGCGTCCCGTCAACCAGGTGTGGGACATGTTTGAGGAATCCCACCTGCCCGCGGGAATAGGCCTGGAGGCATGGGGGAAGGCCAAGGAAATGGCTACGGCCATGACGAGCCTGGACGACTCCCAGAAGAAATTGCTTCTGCGGCAGGTTTCCCCGTCCCAGGGGGATTTGACGGAGGCCGCCCTGGTGCTCCGCGGCGCGCAGCCCCTGCCGGAGGACAGGAAGAAGATTTTTATCAGGGACGGCAGCCCCACCTCCTCCGTGCGGGAGCTGGCGGAGGCCCTGGATGCCAAGGAAGCCATTCTGACGGACGGCACCGGGCGGGGCGCCCTTAAGATGATGAGCGCGTTCCAGCCGGGGGAGGCGTTCATGCTGACCATCAAGCTTTCCCTGTATGCCGGGGTGGTGATCTCCTTCCCGCTGTTGCTGTACTTCCTGCTGCAATTCATTATTCCCGGACTGCTGGAGCATGAACGCAGGCTGCTGTACAAGTGCATGGCGATCGGCTTCGGGCTGTTCCTGGCGGGTACGCTGTTCTGCTACTTCATCGTGCTTCCCAGGGTGCTGACGTTCTTCTACACGTATTCCCTGGAATTCGGCATTTCCAATGAATGGCGCATCGGCTACTACCTGTCCTTCGCTACGCAGATGATCCTGATGTTCGGCCTGGCGTTTGAACTGCCCGTGGTGGTGATGCCTTTCGTCAAGCTGGGCGTGCTGACCTACGACATGATGAAGGCCACGCGCCGCTACGCCATTGTGGCGATCGCCATCCTGGCCGCGGTCATCACCCCCACGCCGGACGTGGCCACCATGATGCTGATGGCCGTTCCCATGTATGCGCTGTATGAAATATGCATCATCCTGGCCTGGATGCATGAGCGCAAGGAGGCCGCACGCGCACGGGAGGAAGTCGCCCGGTTTGAAGAAGACTTTGACAACAACAATTCTCCCTACAACCAGTAA
- a CDS encoding glutamate--tRNA ligase encodes MSHVRTRFAPSPTGYLHIGGARTALFNWLFARKMGGTFILRIEDTDNARNTEEATRAIFTGMEWLGLDWDEGPMKGGDCGPYFQSQRNDIYDAYFKKLQDAGRVYEDDGAWRFRFDRSKPVTFHDLICGDITIDYRDASNTPDMAIRRADGSYIFHFVNVVDDIEMKMTHVIRGKDHIMNTPKHIQLFEAFGVTPPVFAHMPLILNQDGSKMSKRDVGAALGAYPEEGFLPKGVMNFLALLGWSPKDDTEIFSPQELIERFSLEAVNHSAAKFDITKCRWVNQQHIIALAPEEFTARARPFCLNAGLPDSPILDAAIATVQTKVQTLAEVPDKIRFFFDLGMDPEAVAKVQPEALELLSKLADRLEREPEWDGHELIGVLKAFAKENGMKMGAVMFPARVALTGLSGGPDLSSVFSLLGREESVRRIRAFSLN; translated from the coding sequence ATGAGTCACGTCAGAACAAGATTCGCACCTTCCCCCACGGGCTACCTCCACATCGGCGGCGCCCGCACCGCCCTGTTCAACTGGCTGTTCGCCCGCAAGATGGGGGGCACCTTCATTCTCCGCATTGAGGATACGGACAACGCCCGCAACACGGAGGAAGCCACCCGCGCAATCTTCACCGGCATGGAATGGCTGGGCCTGGACTGGGATGAAGGCCCCATGAAGGGCGGCGACTGCGGCCCCTACTTCCAGAGCCAGCGCAACGATATTTACGACGCCTATTTCAAGAAGCTCCAGGATGCCGGACGCGTGTACGAGGACGACGGCGCATGGCGCTTCCGCTTTGACCGCTCCAAGCCCGTCACCTTCCATGACCTGATCTGCGGAGACATCACCATTGACTACCGGGACGCTTCCAACACGCCGGACATGGCCATCCGCCGGGCGGACGGCTCCTACATCTTCCACTTCGTCAACGTGGTGGACGACATTGAAATGAAGATGACCCACGTCATCCGCGGGAAAGACCACATCATGAACACGCCCAAGCACATCCAACTGTTTGAGGCCTTCGGCGTCACTCCCCCGGTCTTCGCCCACATGCCGCTGATCCTGAACCAGGACGGTTCCAAGATGTCCAAGCGCGACGTAGGCGCGGCCCTGGGCGCGTATCCGGAAGAAGGCTTCCTGCCGAAAGGCGTGATGAACTTCCTGGCCCTGCTGGGCTGGTCCCCCAAGGACGACACGGAAATCTTCTCCCCGCAGGAGCTCATTGAGCGCTTCTCCCTGGAAGCCGTCAACCACTCCGCCGCCAAATTTGACATCACCAAGTGCCGCTGGGTCAACCAGCAGCATATCATTGCGCTGGCTCCGGAGGAATTCACGGCCAGGGCGCGCCCCTTCTGCCTGAATGCCGGACTGCCGGACTCCCCGATTCTGGACGCCGCCATCGCCACCGTGCAGACGAAGGTGCAGACGCTGGCGGAGGTGCCGGACAAAATCCGCTTCTTCTTTGACCTGGGCATGGACCCGGAAGCCGTTGCCAAGGTCCAGCCGGAAGCCCTGGAACTGCTTTCCAAACTGGCGGACAGGCTGGAGCGGGAACCGGAATGGGACGGCCATGAACTCATCGGCGTGCTGAAAGCCTTTGCCAAGGAAAACGGCATGAAAATGGGAGCCGTCATGTTCCCCGCCCGCGTGGCCCTCACCGGGCTGAGCGGCGGACCGGACCTTTCCTCCGTCTTCTCCCTGCTGGGCCGGGAGGAATCCGTGCGGAGAATCCGTGCGTTCTCCCTGAACTGA
- a CDS encoding amidohydrolase family protein, translating into MNCMKEPEILTIDAHCHLFNHEVLSWRLLVDFILSRMRPRGTRARLETAGGISELKRIIRFFKTGLMDTENIYGKLLAEGGCNTVVPLMFDLDYCMKGADGADGLRRRKACKRNVKREARKEWAVLRKELDELAEQAGRGDRREIGEMKQALRRLSRKTERLPLGKRDAFRMQEEELLKLAAAHPGRVLPFYVVDPRRPGNWLHGPDGTIDISPMTDRLVPELGGKGGFYGFKLYCPNGYSPTDPALMALYEYCERHGAPLTAHCSGGGFASFSTSITVHGHVYRNGEVVPHDGVLEFRHYRLTDKLRVKEKAELLNHPRLWEKVMEAFPRLRLNLAHFGCQDEGMEWTELIYGMMEKFPGLHTDLSCITETAKLREMREYFLKAPEQVRRKFLFGSDFYLNLLFLDGMKEYMENFRNTFTEQERQELMTANPSAFLGLS; encoded by the coding sequence ATGAATTGTATGAAGGAGCCGGAAATTTTAACCATAGACGCCCACTGCCATTTGTTCAACCACGAGGTCCTTTCCTGGAGGCTCCTGGTGGATTTCATTCTTTCCCGCATGCGTCCACGGGGAACGCGGGCGCGTCTGGAAACGGCGGGAGGCATCAGCGAGTTGAAGAGGATCATCCGTTTTTTCAAGACGGGCTTGATGGATACGGAGAACATTTACGGCAAGCTGCTGGCGGAGGGCGGCTGCAATACCGTCGTGCCGCTGATGTTTGACCTGGATTACTGCATGAAGGGCGCCGATGGGGCTGACGGGCTCCGGCGGCGGAAGGCCTGCAAGAGGAATGTAAAAAGGGAGGCGCGGAAGGAATGGGCCGTGCTCCGGAAGGAGCTTGATGAGCTGGCGGAACAGGCCGGGAGGGGGGACAGGAGGGAAATCGGGGAGATGAAGCAGGCGCTCCGCCGCCTGTCCAGAAAGACGGAACGGCTTCCCCTGGGGAAACGGGATGCGTTCCGGATGCAGGAAGAAGAACTGCTCAAACTGGCGGCGGCGCATCCCGGCCGCGTGCTTCCGTTTTACGTGGTGGACCCCCGCCGCCCCGGCAACTGGCTGCATGGTCCGGACGGGACGATAGACATTTCCCCCATGACGGACAGGCTGGTTCCGGAATTGGGAGGGAAGGGCGGTTTTTACGGCTTCAAGCTGTATTGCCCCAACGGCTATTCCCCTACGGACCCGGCGCTGATGGCCCTGTATGAGTATTGCGAACGGCACGGGGCGCCGCTGACGGCCCATTGCTCCGGCGGCGGCTTTGCCAGTTTTTCCACTTCCATCACGGTGCACGGGCATGTTTACCGGAATGGAGAGGTTGTTCCGCATGACGGCGTTCTGGAGTTCAGGCACTACCGCCTGACGGACAAGCTGCGGGTGAAGGAGAAGGCGGAACTCCTGAACCATCCCCGGCTGTGGGAGAAGGTGATGGAGGCTTTTCCGCGCCTCCGGCTGAACCTGGCCCACTTCGGCTGCCAGGACGAAGGCATGGAATGGACGGAGCTGATTTACGGCATGATGGAGAAGTTTCCCGGACTTCATACGGATTTGTCCTGCATCACGGAGACGGCGAAGCTCAGGGAGATGCGGGAGTACTTTCTCAAGGCCCCGGAACAGGTGCGCCGCAAATTCCTGTTCGGGAGCGATTTTTATCTGAACCTTCTTTTTCTGGACGGGATGAAGGAGTACATGGAGAACTTCCGGAATACGTTTACGGAGCAGGAAAGGCAGGAGCTGATGACGGCCAATCCCTCCGCATTCCTGGGATTGTCCTGA